Proteins from one Nakamurella multipartita DSM 44233 genomic window:
- a CDS encoding CsbD family protein, which produces MGLDDKIANKGQDLGGKVKEGAGKATGDRDLEAEGKGDQAAAGIKQAGEKIKDAVKNVIN; this is translated from the coding sequence ATGGGTTTGGACGACAAGATCGCCAACAAGGGTCAGGACCTGGGCGGCAAGGTCAAGGAGGGCGCCGGCAAGGCGACCGGTGACCGTGACCTGGAAGCCGAAGGCAAGGGCGACCAGGCGGCTGCCGGCATCAAGCAGGCCGGCGAGAAGATCAAGGACGCGGTGAAGAACGTCATCAACTGA
- a CDS encoding PTS transporter subunit EIIC, giving the protein MTTTLEKTPAAEPAAPAPNKLKEIWSNFFGFLQKLGKSLMLPVAVLPVAGILLGVGGAFLGNYNQQAINAGYCSAPGGITISGDAAACLALPSDTVVGDPVAAGILAEPLYVFLKILQGAGDPVFGALGLIFAVGVALGISKNDGVSALAATVGYLVMTATIGVVAQARGIDTKAVLGLQTLDTGVFGGIIIGIIAGYLFNRFYRISLPPYLGFFAGKRFVPIVTAFAAIALGVVLAFLWPPIGNFIENTANEVISANAPVAVFVYALVERALLPFGLHHIWNAPFFYVVNIGGWSNCEGILTCFLRGHPESGIFGGGFLGKMFGLCGAALAIYVTAKPENKVKIGSIMLAAALTTFLTGITEPLEFAFLFVAPLLYVAHALMYASGFTVMYLLGGRLGYTFSQGGIDYVLFYANGIKPWLVLVIGPIWFVLYFAVFYGLIKLLNMKTPGREEAEVDVGEAAADGANRFSQQLVLAFGGRSNITDLDACITRLRVGVVDINKASQSKLRALGAAGVLIVGNNMQAIFGTRSENLKTDIEEYLKIAGDEAELGDDQIEEVVYDEPGTKPKLRDPLAAEKSRDFIAGLGGRDNISKVEAAAETRLRVKVKDGSKVDEAALANSGIAGVVKVGDGLYHLIAGANADQYAAEMRGQLVSVPA; this is encoded by the coding sequence ATGACGACCACGTTGGAAAAGACTCCGGCGGCCGAACCGGCCGCGCCGGCCCCGAACAAACTCAAGGAAATCTGGAGCAACTTCTTCGGCTTCCTGCAGAAGCTGGGCAAGTCGCTGATGCTGCCCGTCGCCGTGCTGCCGGTCGCCGGGATCCTGCTCGGCGTCGGCGGTGCCTTCCTGGGCAACTACAACCAGCAGGCCATCAACGCCGGCTACTGCAGCGCTCCGGGCGGGATCACCATCTCCGGTGACGCGGCCGCCTGCCTGGCGTTGCCCTCGGACACCGTCGTCGGCGATCCGGTCGCCGCCGGCATCCTGGCCGAACCGCTGTACGTGTTCCTGAAGATCCTGCAGGGCGCCGGCGACCCGGTCTTCGGCGCGCTCGGCCTGATCTTCGCGGTCGGTGTGGCGCTGGGCATCTCCAAGAACGACGGCGTCTCCGCGCTGGCCGCCACCGTCGGCTACCTGGTCATGACGGCCACCATCGGTGTCGTCGCCCAGGCCCGCGGGATCGACACCAAGGCCGTGCTGGGCCTGCAGACGCTGGACACCGGCGTGTTCGGCGGCATCATCATCGGCATCATCGCCGGGTACCTGTTCAACCGGTTCTATCGCATCAGCCTGCCGCCCTATCTGGGCTTCTTCGCCGGTAAGCGTTTCGTGCCCATCGTCACCGCCTTCGCCGCCATCGCGCTCGGCGTGGTGCTGGCCTTCCTGTGGCCGCCGATCGGCAACTTCATCGAGAACACCGCCAACGAGGTGATCAGCGCCAACGCCCCGGTCGCGGTGTTCGTCTACGCGCTGGTGGAACGCGCGCTGCTGCCGTTCGGTCTGCACCACATCTGGAACGCGCCGTTCTTCTACGTGGTCAACATCGGCGGGTGGAGCAACTGCGAAGGCATCCTGACCTGCTTCCTGCGCGGGCATCCCGAGTCCGGCATCTTCGGCGGTGGCTTCCTGGGCAAGATGTTCGGGCTGTGCGGCGCGGCGCTGGCGATCTACGTGACCGCCAAGCCGGAGAACAAGGTCAAGATCGGCTCGATCATGCTGGCCGCGGCGCTGACCACGTTCCTGACCGGGATCACCGAGCCGCTGGAGTTCGCCTTCCTGTTCGTCGCGCCGCTGCTGTACGTGGCGCACGCCCTGATGTACGCCTCCGGCTTCACCGTGATGTACCTGCTCGGCGGCCGGCTCGGATACACGTTCTCCCAGGGCGGCATCGACTACGTGCTGTTCTATGCCAACGGCATCAAACCCTGGCTGGTGCTGGTCATCGGGCCGATCTGGTTCGTCCTGTACTTCGCCGTGTTCTACGGGTTGATCAAGCTGCTCAACATGAAGACCCCGGGCCGCGAGGAGGCCGAGGTCGACGTCGGCGAGGCGGCCGCGGACGGGGCCAACCGGTTCTCCCAGCAGCTCGTGCTGGCCTTCGGCGGGCGCAGCAACATCACCGACCTGGACGCCTGCATCACCCGGCTGCGCGTCGGCGTGGTCGACATCAACAAGGCCAGCCAGAGCAAGCTGCGGGCGTTGGGTGCCGCGGGTGTGCTCATCGTCGGCAACAACATGCAGGCGATCTTCGGGACCCGGTCGGAGAACCTGAAGACCGACATCGAGGAGTACCTCAAGATCGCCGGCGACGAGGCCGAACTCGGCGACGACCAGATCGAGGAAGTCGTCTACGACGAACCCGGCACCAAGCCCAAGCTGCGCGACCCCTTGGCGGCGGAGAAGTCGCGGGACTTCATCGCCGGCCTGGGCGGCCGGGACAACATCAGCAAGGTCGAGGCGGCGGCCGAGACCCGGCTGCGGGTCAAGGTCAAGGACGGCTCCAAGGTCGACGAGGCGGCCCTGGCCAACAGCGGCATCGCCGGGGTGGTCAAGGTCGGCGACGGCCTCTACCACCTGATCGCCGGGGCCAACGCCGACCAGTACGCGGCCGAGATGCGCGGCCAGCTCGTGTCGGTACCTGCCTGA
- the ptsP gene encoding phosphoenolpyruvate--protein phosphotransferase, producing the protein MSAPVSAPTATRVSLLAPVTGVLVPIEQVPDPVFAGKMVGEGISIDPLENILVAPCDGEVVHLHPSLHALTIRSPEGLEVLTHIGLDTVRMRGEGFEVKVKVGDQVKAGDELIVFDLDMVATQAKSLLTQMVIANTADMLSGLEPETGFVTAGQSVAAVAILSAPAAAEEGKAPRQPGKKVTSDAIIIPNPVGLHARPASVLSNLAAQYESDVTLHRGEDQANAKSVMAIMGMEVRFRDKVRLSAYGADADEAIKDLAEQLRVGLGEEGAVPIEEGADEDAEHAAPAPVAAVAPAPRRRSDDPNVLLGVSASPGLGVGTVLQIRHQDIEVEENSNDRHRERRKLNDAIDRSLVQLTALEDRLASQSDAEKAAIFAAHREILRDPELLDLANSGIDKGKTAGYAWRSAYTNYADKLAALKNELLAGRAIDVRDVGSRVLEEITGQRREKALIPAGSILIAEDLTPSDTASLDPSAVAGFCTTAGGASSHVAILARALDIPAVAGIEPRALDIPEGTRVILDGAKGTLRQNVTEDEVERIRQRQERQAQRRAIELEHADEPATTTDGHHVEIVANIGSLDDAQAAMTKGAEGVGLLRSEFVFMDRRSAPTEDEQAQIYTDIAKALKPGQPLVIRTLDVGGDKPLPYLPIAPEENPFLGQRGIRVGLDRPEILRTQIRAILRAADAGAKINVMFPMISTIEDFRLAKAIFEEERNAMGVLPMPVGIMCEVPSTAVMAHQFAAEVDFFSVGTNDLTQYTLAMDRGHPKLAPQVDALNPAVLGLIAECVRGAHAAGRWVGVCGGAASDIQAVPLLVGIGVDELSVSVPAIPSVKALIRSLSLERCQELAAQALGADSAEAVRALVPLDND; encoded by the coding sequence GTGTCCGCACCGGTGTCGGCTCCGACAGCCACCCGAGTTTCACTCCTGGCCCCGGTCACCGGGGTTCTGGTACCGATCGAGCAGGTACCCGATCCGGTCTTCGCCGGCAAGATGGTCGGCGAGGGCATCTCCATCGACCCGTTGGAGAACATCCTGGTCGCACCGTGTGACGGCGAGGTGGTGCACCTGCATCCCTCCCTGCACGCGCTGACCATCCGCTCGCCGGAGGGTCTGGAGGTGCTCACCCACATCGGGCTGGACACCGTCCGGATGCGCGGCGAGGGCTTCGAGGTCAAGGTCAAGGTCGGCGACCAGGTCAAGGCCGGCGACGAGCTGATCGTCTTCGACCTGGACATGGTGGCCACCCAGGCCAAGAGCCTGCTGACCCAGATGGTCATCGCCAACACCGCCGACATGCTCTCCGGGCTCGAGCCGGAGACCGGCTTCGTCACCGCCGGCCAGAGCGTGGCCGCGGTGGCGATCCTGTCCGCCCCGGCCGCGGCCGAGGAGGGCAAGGCCCCGCGCCAGCCGGGCAAGAAGGTCACCTCGGACGCGATCATCATTCCCAACCCGGTCGGCCTGCACGCCCGGCCGGCGTCGGTGCTGTCCAACCTGGCCGCCCAGTACGAAAGTGACGTCACGCTGCACCGCGGCGAGGACCAGGCCAACGCCAAGAGCGTCATGGCCATCATGGGCATGGAGGTGCGCTTCCGGGACAAGGTCCGGCTCAGCGCCTACGGGGCGGACGCCGACGAAGCGATCAAGGACCTGGCCGAGCAGCTCCGCGTGGGGCTCGGGGAGGAGGGTGCGGTCCCGATCGAGGAGGGCGCCGACGAGGATGCCGAACACGCCGCGCCGGCCCCGGTGGCCGCGGTCGCCCCGGCGCCCCGGCGCCGGTCGGACGATCCGAACGTGCTGCTCGGGGTCTCGGCCTCACCTGGCCTCGGCGTGGGCACCGTGCTGCAGATCCGGCACCAGGACATCGAGGTCGAGGAAAACTCCAACGACCGGCACCGCGAGCGCCGCAAGCTCAACGACGCGATCGATCGTTCCCTGGTGCAGTTGACCGCACTGGAGGACCGGCTGGCCAGCCAGTCCGACGCGGAGAAGGCGGCCATCTTCGCCGCCCACCGGGAGATCCTGCGCGACCCCGAACTGCTCGACCTGGCCAACAGCGGCATCGACAAGGGCAAGACCGCCGGGTACGCCTGGCGGTCGGCCTACACCAATTACGCCGACAAGCTGGCGGCCTTGAAGAACGAGCTGCTGGCCGGGCGGGCCATCGACGTGCGGGACGTCGGGTCCCGGGTGCTGGAGGAGATCACCGGGCAGCGCCGCGAGAAGGCCCTGATCCCGGCCGGTTCCATCCTGATCGCGGAGGACCTGACCCCGTCGGACACGGCCTCGCTGGACCCGTCCGCGGTCGCCGGCTTCTGCACCACCGCCGGTGGGGCGTCCTCGCACGTGGCGATCCTGGCCCGCGCCCTGGACATCCCGGCGGTCGCCGGCATCGAGCCGCGTGCTCTGGACATTCCCGAGGGCACGCGGGTCATCCTCGACGGCGCCAAGGGCACCCTGCGCCAGAACGTCACCGAGGACGAGGTCGAACGGATCCGTCAGCGCCAGGAGCGTCAGGCGCAGCGGCGGGCCATCGAACTCGAGCACGCGGACGAGCCGGCGACCACCACCGACGGCCATCACGTGGAGATCGTGGCCAACATCGGCAGCCTGGATGACGCCCAGGCGGCCATGACCAAGGGCGCCGAGGGGGTCGGCCTGCTGCGCTCGGAGTTCGTCTTCATGGACCGGCGCAGCGCACCGACCGAGGACGAGCAGGCCCAGATCTACACCGACATCGCCAAGGCGCTCAAGCCGGGGCAGCCGTTGGTGATCCGGACCCTGGACGTCGGCGGCGACAAGCCGCTGCCCTACCTGCCGATCGCGCCCGAGGAGAACCCGTTCCTGGGTCAGCGGGGCATCCGGGTCGGGCTGGACCGGCCGGAGATCCTGCGCACCCAGATCCGGGCGATCCTGCGCGCGGCGGACGCCGGCGCCAAGATCAACGTGATGTTCCCGATGATCTCCACCATCGAGGACTTCCGGCTGGCCAAGGCGATCTTCGAAGAAGAGCGCAATGCGATGGGCGTGCTGCCGATGCCCGTCGGGATCATGTGCGAGGTCCCGTCCACCGCGGTGATGGCCCATCAGTTCGCCGCCGAGGTCGACTTCTTCTCGGTCGGCACCAACGACCTGACCCAGTACACCCTGGCGATGGATCGTGGTCATCCCAAGCTCGCGCCGCAGGTCGACGCGCTCAACCCGGCCGTGCTCGGGCTCATCGCCGAGTGCGTGCGCGGTGCGCACGCGGCCGGCCGCTGGGTCGGGGTGTGCGGCGGCGCGGCCTCCGACATCCAGGCCGTGCCGTTGCTGGTCGGTATCGGCGTCGACGAACTGAGCGTCAGCGTGCCGGCCATCCCGTCGGTCAAGGCCCTGATCCGGTCGCTGTCGCTGGAACGCTGCCAGGAACTGGCCGCGCAGGCGCTGGGTGCGGACTCGGCCGAGGCCGTCCGCGCGCTGGTCCCGCTCGACAACGACTGA
- a CDS encoding TolB family protein produces MPRSAPLTDTQLIATRNEDDKNDLSVIDTTTGMVVGKLTDGSPGSQYPTMSPDRSTIVYAQTSDHGIELRMMAADGSGDRSLLAADSEFCPNPQRPAWNPMDTSEIAVACRRGEDPDTLALISVDGTLRSTINTGFPSFDDPTYSPDGKTLAYWASQTPGSTSGAIYTQPVNGSEAPKQITSPGARANDVDPVWSVDGKTIYFRRATEDASGQSSAQILRVQADGSGLTPITDGTAFDNDPSVSPDGTQLAFFSNRTNAAGNNAGQIWVINVDGTGLRQIGIGKPGTASGPPEWSRR; encoded by the coding sequence GTGCCCCGGTCCGCTCCGCTCACCGACACGCAGTTGATCGCCACCCGGAACGAGGACGACAAGAACGACCTGTCCGTGATCGACACGACAACCGGCATGGTCGTCGGCAAGCTCACCGACGGCTCGCCCGGGTCGCAGTATCCGACGATGTCTCCCGACCGGAGCACCATCGTCTACGCCCAGACAAGCGATCACGGCATCGAATTGCGCATGATGGCAGCGGATGGAAGTGGCGACCGATCCCTGCTGGCCGCGGACTCGGAGTTCTGCCCGAACCCGCAACGACCGGCCTGGAACCCCATGGACACCTCGGAGATCGCGGTCGCCTGCCGCCGGGGCGAGGATCCGGACACCCTTGCGCTGATCAGCGTGGACGGCACCTTGCGCAGCACCATCAACACCGGGTTTCCGTCCTTCGACGATCCGACGTACTCGCCCGACGGCAAGACCTTGGCGTACTGGGCGTCGCAGACCCCCGGGAGCACGAGCGGCGCCATCTACACGCAACCGGTCAACGGAAGTGAGGCGCCCAAGCAGATCACCTCGCCGGGTGCCCGGGCGAACGATGTCGACCCCGTGTGGAGCGTTGATGGCAAGACCATCTATTTCCGCCGAGCCACCGAAGACGCTTCCGGTCAGTCCTCAGCGCAGATCCTCCGCGTCCAGGCCGACGGATCCGGTCTGACCCCGATCACTGACGGTACGGCTTTCGACAACGATCCGTCGGTCTCACCCGATGGCACCCAGTTGGCCTTCTTCAGCAACAGGACCAACGCGGCCGGCAACAATGCCGGCCAGATCTGGGTGATCAACGTCGACGGAACCGGCTTGCGGCAGATCGGCATCGGAAAGCCCGGGACGGCCAGCGGCCCGCCCGAGTGGAGCCGGCGCTGA
- a CDS encoding YdeI/OmpD-associated family protein codes for MPAPDATAVLELPDAEAWERWLSANHDQAREAWLRIARRGSGAPLIDIADALDVALCWGWIDGQRRAHDATSFRQRYCPRRPRSAWSQVNVGKVEVLIAAGRMRPPGLAQIDAAKADGRWAAAYERQRTAEPPPDLIAALAENPPAQSAFDALSRTDRYLVILALAKARTPAARARTLAAAVARLAAAADHD; via the coding sequence ATGCCCGCCCCCGATGCCACGGCCGTGCTGGAGTTGCCCGACGCCGAGGCCTGGGAGCGGTGGCTGTCAGCCAACCACGATCAGGCCCGGGAGGCCTGGCTGAGAATCGCCCGCCGGGGATCCGGGGCGCCGCTGATCGACATCGCCGACGCGCTGGACGTGGCGCTGTGCTGGGGTTGGATCGACGGCCAACGCCGCGCCCACGATGCGACCTCGTTCCGGCAACGCTACTGCCCCCGACGACCACGCAGCGCCTGGTCGCAGGTCAACGTGGGCAAGGTGGAGGTGTTGATCGCCGCCGGCCGGATGCGGCCACCCGGCCTCGCCCAGATCGACGCGGCCAAGGCCGACGGCCGCTGGGCGGCCGCCTACGAGCGCCAGCGCACCGCCGAACCACCACCCGATCTGATCGCCGCCCTCGCCGAGAATCCGCCCGCGCAAAGCGCCTTTGATGCGCTGAGCCGGACCGACCGGTACCTGGTGATCCTGGCCCTGGCCAAGGCCCGCACGCCCGCCGCTCGCGCCCGCACCCTGGCCGCGGCGGTGGCCCGGCTGGCGGCCGCGGCCGACCACGACTGA
- a CDS encoding acyl-CoA dehydrogenase family protein, protein MRRVIFDQDHDDYRQAITECLTRVVVPHHEQWERDGIVPRSLFGDLGELGVFGFGVPEEYGGAGISDFRYNMILMEQAHRLGVAPAVLGPALQADICLPYFVTGTPEQRARWLPGIVAGTSITAVAMTEPGTGSDLSGIATKAVRDGDHYVLDGSKTFITNGINADLVIVAVRTGGHAHRGLSLIVVERGTPGFERGRKLAKVGLHAQDTAELSFAGARVPAANLLGGEGSGFTQLTANLTQERLSVAVGAVAAAATALDRTIDHVRTRTAFGAPIGALQHIRFQIAELATEIDIAQQYVDRCVTEHNQGVLGPVDAAKAKWWTTEMQWRVLDACVQLHGGMGYMTEHPIARAWADARVQRIYAGTTEIMKDLIGRSMKLG, encoded by the coding sequence ATGCGACGCGTGATCTTCGATCAGGACCATGACGACTACCGGCAGGCGATCACCGAGTGCTTGACCCGGGTCGTGGTGCCGCACCACGAGCAGTGGGAGCGCGACGGAATCGTGCCCCGCAGCCTGTTCGGTGACCTCGGCGAGCTGGGCGTTTTCGGCTTCGGGGTGCCGGAGGAGTACGGCGGCGCGGGCATCAGCGACTTCCGGTACAACATGATCTTGATGGAGCAGGCGCACCGGCTGGGGGTCGCGCCGGCGGTGCTCGGACCCGCTCTGCAGGCGGACATCTGCCTGCCCTACTTCGTCACCGGCACCCCCGAACAACGGGCCCGGTGGTTGCCGGGGATCGTCGCCGGCACGTCGATCACGGCGGTCGCGATGACCGAACCGGGCACCGGGTCGGACCTGTCGGGCATCGCCACCAAGGCGGTGCGCGACGGCGACCACTACGTGCTGGACGGGTCGAAGACGTTCATCACCAACGGGATCAACGCCGACCTGGTGATCGTCGCGGTGCGCACCGGCGGGCACGCCCACCGCGGGCTGAGTCTGATCGTGGTCGAACGCGGGACGCCCGGGTTCGAGCGGGGACGCAAGCTGGCCAAGGTCGGGCTGCACGCGCAGGACACCGCCGAGCTGTCCTTCGCCGGGGCCCGGGTGCCGGCGGCAAACCTGTTGGGGGGCGAGGGTTCCGGATTCACCCAGCTCACCGCCAACCTGACCCAGGAGCGGCTGTCGGTCGCGGTCGGGGCGGTCGCCGCGGCGGCCACCGCGCTGGACCGGACCATCGACCACGTCCGCACCCGCACCGCCTTCGGGGCGCCGATCGGCGCCCTGCAACACATCAGGTTCCAGATCGCCGAGCTGGCCACCGAGATCGACATCGCCCAGCAGTACGTCGACCGCTGCGTGACCGAGCACAACCAGGGCGTGCTGGGTCCGGTCGACGCGGCCAAGGCCAAATGGTGGACCACCGAGATGCAGTGGCGGGTGCTGGACGCCTGCGTGCAGCTGCACGGCGGCATGGGGTACATGACCGAGCACCCGATCGCCCGGGCGTGGGCCGATGCCCGGGTGCAGCGGATCTACGCCGGCACCACCGAGATCATGAAGGACCTGATCGGCCGGTCGATGAAACTCGGCTAA
- a CDS encoding CDP-alcohol phosphatidyltransferase family protein: MPTVRRHPPRLLVIQAVAGLVGVLLVLGALAGTVGLRTPGWVVGVGYGLTLTGLLIRAVWRTGRGHLGPADAVTLTRAVLVGGLTALVADSISGPAPVSMMVALATVALALDAVDGRVARRTGTVTPAGARFDMEVDSFLLLVLAVYDVRLLGSWVLLIGAARYLFVAATWRWPWLDRPAPPRYWAKVVAAIQGIVLTVTMAGLLPTPVLAVAVLAALGLLVESFGRQVWWLFRHARPDRSAEGAASARAVSPTRRVLAGLTTAVAVGLVWFGLVGPSDPSQLDVTAFLRIPLEALIMVALVLTLPRRAGQVVAVLGGVLLGVLTVIKLLDIGFLAALDRPFNLLSDWSYARSFVELLGGSLGDAAGTAVGIATAVLIVGLLVLLPLAVRRLVRVAGRDRALTYRFVGAFGVIWLVAATVGLQVAPGAPLAAAEAAETAYQELSTVRAGLADREDFAEQLARPTLPPSALTGLAGKDVVIAFVESYGRVAVQDPAISPGVDAVLNNGTRQLTAAGFGGRSAFLTSPTFGGISWLAHSTLESGLWVNNQARYDQLTATPRATLISTFRDAGWRTVLNVPANTRDWPEGQRFYGPDRIDDARTVGYRGPPFAFGAPPDQYTLAHFARTELAPTDRAPVMAEIDLLTSHSPWAPLPELVDWARVGDGTVFTGMPERSPSVDQVWASGDRVRAAYGATIEYSLSALISFVLTYGDDDLVLVVLGDHQPASIVSGADAGRDVPVTIISKDPAVLDAIAPWGWQPGLHPDPQAPVWRMDEFGDRFLRAFA; the protein is encoded by the coding sequence ATGCCAACGGTTCGCCGTCACCCGCCCCGGCTGCTGGTCATCCAGGCCGTCGCGGGGCTGGTCGGGGTACTGCTGGTGCTGGGTGCCCTGGCCGGCACCGTCGGGCTGCGCACCCCCGGCTGGGTGGTGGGGGTCGGCTACGGGCTGACCTTGACCGGGTTGCTGATCCGGGCGGTGTGGCGAACGGGCCGCGGTCACCTCGGCCCTGCGGATGCGGTGACGCTGACCCGGGCGGTCCTCGTCGGCGGTCTGACCGCCCTGGTCGCCGACTCGATCTCCGGGCCGGCTCCGGTCTCGATGATGGTCGCGCTGGCCACGGTCGCGTTGGCCCTGGACGCGGTGGACGGCCGGGTCGCCCGGCGAACCGGCACGGTCACCCCGGCCGGCGCGCGGTTCGACATGGAGGTCGACTCGTTCCTGCTGCTGGTGCTCGCGGTCTATGACGTGCGGTTGCTGGGCAGCTGGGTGCTGCTGATCGGCGCGGCCCGCTACCTGTTCGTGGCGGCGACCTGGCGGTGGCCGTGGTTGGACCGCCCGGCGCCGCCGCGGTACTGGGCCAAGGTCGTGGCCGCGATCCAGGGCATCGTGCTGACCGTGACGATGGCCGGTCTGCTGCCGACGCCGGTGCTGGCCGTGGCGGTGCTGGCCGCCCTGGGCCTGCTGGTCGAATCGTTCGGCCGCCAGGTGTGGTGGCTGTTCCGTCATGCCCGCCCCGACCGATCCGCGGAGGGAGCGGCGTCCGCGCGGGCGGTGTCGCCGACCCGCCGGGTGCTGGCCGGGCTGACCACCGCCGTGGCGGTCGGGCTCGTCTGGTTCGGCCTGGTCGGTCCGAGCGACCCCAGCCAGCTCGACGTCACGGCGTTCCTGCGGATCCCGCTGGAAGCGCTGATCATGGTGGCCCTGGTGCTCACCCTGCCGCGGCGCGCGGGTCAGGTGGTCGCCGTGCTCGGCGGCGTCCTGCTCGGTGTGCTGACCGTTATCAAACTGCTCGACATCGGCTTCCTGGCCGCCCTCGACCGGCCGTTCAACCTGCTGTCCGACTGGAGCTACGCACGCTCGTTCGTCGAGCTCCTGGGCGGTTCGCTCGGTGACGCTGCCGGGACGGCCGTCGGCATCGCCACCGCGGTGCTCATCGTCGGATTGTTGGTGCTGCTGCCGCTGGCCGTGCGCCGGCTGGTCCGGGTGGCCGGCCGGGACCGGGCGCTGACCTACCGCTTCGTCGGCGCGTTCGGCGTCATCTGGCTGGTCGCCGCCACCGTGGGCCTGCAGGTGGCCCCGGGCGCTCCGCTGGCCGCCGCCGAAGCGGCCGAGACCGCGTACCAGGAGTTGAGCACCGTGCGGGCCGGGCTGGCCGACCGGGAGGACTTCGCCGAGCAGCTGGCCCGGCCCACCTTGCCGCCGTCCGCGCTGACCGGGCTGGCCGGCAAGGACGTGGTGATCGCGTTCGTGGAGAGCTACGGGCGGGTGGCGGTGCAGGATCCGGCGATCTCCCCCGGTGTCGACGCCGTGCTTAACAACGGCACCCGGCAACTCACCGCCGCCGGGTTCGGCGGCCGCAGCGCGTTCCTGACCTCCCCCACCTTCGGCGGCATCAGCTGGCTGGCCCATTCCACCCTGGAGTCGGGATTGTGGGTGAACAACCAGGCGCGCTACGACCAGTTGACGGCCACTCCCCGGGCGACCCTGATTTCGACGTTCCGCGACGCGGGCTGGCGCACCGTGCTCAACGTGCCGGCCAACACCCGTGACTGGCCCGAGGGGCAGCGCTTCTACGGCCCGGACCGGATTGACGACGCGCGCACCGTCGGCTACCGCGGCCCGCCCTTCGCGTTCGGTGCGCCGCCGGATCAGTACACCCTGGCCCACTTCGCGCGGACCGAGCTGGCCCCCACCGACCGCGCCCCGGTGATGGCCGAGATCGACCTGCTCACCAGCCATTCGCCCTGGGCTCCGCTGCCCGAGCTGGTCGACTGGGCCCGGGTCGGCGACGGCACCGTGTTCACCGGGATGCCCGAGCGCTCGCCGTCGGTGGATCAGGTGTGGGCGAGCGGGGATCGGGTCCGGGCCGCCTACGGCGCCACCATCGAGTACAGCCTGTCCGCGCTGATCTCGTTCGTGCTGACCTACGGCGACGACGACCTGGTCCTGGTGGTGCTCGGCGATCATCAGCCGGCGAGCATCGTCAGCGGCGCCGACGCCGGGCGCGACGTCCCGGTGACGATCATCAGCAAGGACCCCGCCGTGCTCGACGCCATCGCCCCGTGGGGCTGGCAGCCCGGACTGCACCCCGATCCGCAGGCGCCGGTCTGGCGGATGGACGAGTTCGGCGACCGCTTCCTGCGCGCCTTCGCGTAG
- a CDS encoding zinc-dependent alcohol dehydrogenase: MVGPTEPGAAFWVRAPGVGEIRPGPRPEPEAGQVRVRTLRSGISRGTETLVFTGSVPPSQYQAMRAPFQEGDFPGPVKYGYLNVGVVESGPADLRGRTVFCLYPHQREYVVPASAVTPVPDGVPPARAVLAGTVETAVNACWDARPLVGDRITVVGAGMVGGSLARVLAGLPGARVTLVDLNPARAELAAALGVDFAAPERAPDGQDLVFHTSASSDGLALALRLLRPEGEVIDLSWYGTTPVRLPLGEAFHSGRLSIRASQVGAVAPARRGHRSMGERLALALELLRDQAFDALLSGESTFEDLPRVLPALVGGQLPALCHVITYDER; encoded by the coding sequence ATGGTTGGCCCGACCGAGCCCGGCGCCGCCTTCTGGGTGCGTGCCCCGGGCGTCGGCGAGATCCGGCCCGGCCCCCGGCCCGAGCCCGAAGCGGGCCAGGTCCGGGTCCGCACCCTGCGCAGCGGGATCAGCCGGGGAACCGAGACGTTGGTGTTCACCGGGTCGGTACCGCCGAGCCAGTACCAGGCGATGCGGGCACCGTTCCAGGAAGGGGATTTCCCCGGACCGGTCAAGTACGGCTACCTCAACGTGGGGGTCGTCGAGTCCGGCCCGGCCGACCTGCGTGGGCGGACGGTGTTCTGCCTGTACCCGCATCAACGCGAGTACGTGGTCCCGGCGTCGGCGGTGACCCCGGTGCCCGACGGGGTGCCACCGGCCCGGGCCGTGCTGGCCGGCACGGTGGAGACCGCGGTCAACGCCTGCTGGGATGCGCGGCCGCTGGTCGGCGACCGGATCACCGTGGTCGGTGCCGGCATGGTCGGTGGCAGCCTGGCCCGGGTGCTGGCCGGGCTGCCGGGTGCGCGCGTCACCCTGGTCGACCTGAACCCGGCTCGGGCCGAGCTGGCGGCCGCCCTCGGTGTCGACTTCGCCGCCCCGGAGCGGGCGCCCGACGGCCAGGACCTGGTCTTTCACACCAGCGCCAGCTCTGACGGGCTGGCCCTGGCGCTGCGCCTGCTGCGTCCGGAGGGGGAGGTGATCGACCTGTCCTGGTACGGCACCACCCCGGTCCGGCTGCCGCTCGGCGAGGCCTTCCACTCCGGCCGGCTCAGCATCCGGGCCAGTCAGGTGGGCGCGGTCGCCCCGGCCCGCCGCGGTCACCGGAGCATGGGCGAGCGCCTGGCCCTGGCCCTGGAGCTGCTCCGGGACCAGGCGTTCGACGCGTTGCTGTCCGGGGAATCGACATTCGAGGATCTGCCGCGGGTGCTGCCCGCGTTGGTCGGCGGCCAGCTGCCGGCGCTTTGTCACGTCATCACCTACGACGAGAGGTAG